A genome region from Altererythrobacter aquiaggeris includes the following:
- a CDS encoding penicillin-binding protein 2 has product MTAMAVSTALATGRVQLVDIRRSSLGVARLRVLWVLGIFSIVAFMALVRIAFLGMDDRASGPSSLEEQLLPPRGEINDRNGVPLARAFPAYALWYDPGNLSGDQPLVKPARQVATELAAIFPDIDIDEMEEKLLAGRPGYLRRRVLPEDANRIQEIGELALEVPQETDRHYPQGKMAAHVLGYVNSADQGKIGMESVLQERLTDPATRGVPTSLSIDVRVQGALEDELRQGMLSTNAVGAAGIVLDVDSGEVLALASLPEFDPNKIDQAGVDNMFNRVTNQVYELGSTFKPLTVAAAIDAGTIRDFSRPYQASRPVELGGFKIRDSHTIAPYLNAPQSLIHSSNIVTAQIADELGPVKLRQYMIDLGMNERPYIELPAKGFPIWPAGKWPRLRNMTIGYGHGIAVTPLHLASAYAAMVNGGIWRPATLHKLQPGTIPKGRRVFKASTSARMNQLMRMIAVYGTGKNADAPGFRVGGKTGSAEKPGNGGYKRSTLVSTFAAAFPMDRPRFVIIAMLDEPKGTTASSFQRTAAWNAAPVVGRLVPRIGPLLGVMPDETRDIDLSDLEPLVGGKN; this is encoded by the coding sequence TCGATCGTCGCATTCATGGCTCTGGTCCGGATCGCATTTCTTGGCATGGATGACCGGGCGTCGGGCCCATCAAGCCTCGAAGAACAGCTGCTGCCGCCGCGCGGCGAAATTAACGATCGTAACGGAGTTCCTCTGGCCCGGGCGTTCCCCGCATATGCATTGTGGTATGATCCGGGCAATCTTTCGGGCGACCAACCGCTGGTCAAACCGGCCCGTCAGGTCGCAACCGAGCTGGCGGCGATCTTTCCTGATATCGACATCGACGAAATGGAGGAAAAGCTGCTGGCCGGTCGGCCGGGCTATCTTCGTCGCCGCGTGTTGCCCGAAGATGCCAACCGTATTCAGGAAATCGGCGAGCTCGCTTTGGAAGTCCCTCAGGAAACCGATCGCCATTATCCGCAAGGTAAAATGGCAGCCCATGTTCTGGGATACGTGAATTCCGCCGATCAGGGAAAAATCGGCATGGAGTCGGTTCTGCAGGAGCGCCTGACAGATCCCGCAACCCGCGGTGTTCCGACCAGCCTGAGCATCGACGTACGGGTGCAGGGCGCGCTCGAAGATGAGCTTCGCCAGGGGATGCTTTCCACCAATGCGGTGGGCGCAGCAGGCATCGTTCTTGATGTCGATAGCGGCGAAGTCCTGGCGCTTGCCTCGCTTCCCGAATTTGATCCCAACAAGATTGATCAGGCCGGTGTCGATAATATGTTCAACCGCGTGACCAACCAGGTCTATGAATTGGGTTCAACATTCAAACCGTTAACCGTCGCTGCCGCTATTGACGCAGGCACGATCCGCGATTTCAGCCGTCCCTATCAAGCGAGCCGGCCTGTGGAACTGGGCGGCTTCAAGATTCGCGACAGCCATACCATTGCGCCTTATCTGAACGCTCCGCAGTCGCTGATCCACAGCTCCAATATTGTCACGGCGCAGATAGCGGACGAACTGGGCCCCGTGAAATTGCGCCAATACATGATCGATCTGGGGATGAACGAGCGCCCATACATCGAATTGCCAGCCAAGGGTTTTCCAATCTGGCCCGCAGGCAAATGGCCCCGCCTTCGCAACATGACTATCGGCTATGGCCACGGCATCGCGGTGACCCCGTTGCATTTGGCGAGCGCATATGCCGCGATGGTGAATGGCGGCATCTGGCGTCCGGCAACACTGCACAAACTCCAGCCCGGCACGATCCCCAAGGGGCGGCGAGTATTCAAGGCGAGCACTAGTGCGCGCATGAACCAGTTGATGCGGATGATTGCAGTTTATGGCACGGGCAAGAATGCAGACGCACCGGGTTTCCGGGTTGGCGGGAAGACCGGCAGCGCGGAAAAACCCGGCAATGGCGGGTACAAGCGCAGCACTCTCGTCTCGACCTTTGCTGCCGCGTTCCCGATGGACCGGCCCCGCTTCGTCATCATCGCGATGCTTGACGAACCGAAAGGGACAACGGCCAGCAGTTTCCAGCGTACGGCAGCATGGAATGCCGCACCTGTCGTGGGCCGTCTGGTGCCGCGGATCGGCCCGCTGCTGGGCGTTATGCCCGACGAAACCCGCGATATCGATCTCAGCGATCTTGAACCGCTTGTCGGCGGGAAGAACTGA
- a CDS encoding UDP-N-acetylmuramoyl-L-alanyl-D-glutamate--2,6-diaminopimelate ligase, which produces MRLGQLIAAAGLQSSVGATLQYDDQVTGFAIDNRKVAPGTVFGAFQGSVVNGEDFIPAAIKAGAIAVVARTGAAVEGAAHIASDQPRRAFAALAAKFFTPVPETVVAITGTNGKTSCAEMTRQLWRMSGERAASIGTLGVTTPDESISTGLTTPDIVTFLSNMSGLAREGVTHVAYEASSHGLSQFRNEGLSVKAGAFTNFSRDHLDYHADMEDYFAAKMRLFDEVVMKGGSAVIWTGDEWTDRAVQHAKERGLAVFTVGENGTGIRLIGRTPTRLGQTLVIEHDGRERTLNLPLIGAYQAANALVSAGLVLTTGGSAETVFDGVSRLSPVRGRLERAAITRSGAPVYVDYAHTADALAAAIEALRPHVAGRLMVVFGAGGDRDQGKRADMGAVACANADLVIVTDDNPRSEDPAAIRAAILQGAVGASEVAGRREAIMAAISQAGSEDIVLVAGKGHEQGQIFGAGNAMRILPFDDVTVARECAAPSEPRTVNGES; this is translated from the coding sequence ATGCGGCTGGGACAATTGATCGCCGCTGCGGGCTTGCAATCAAGCGTTGGCGCGACGTTGCAATACGATGATCAGGTTACGGGCTTTGCCATTGATAACCGCAAAGTCGCACCCGGAACGGTTTTCGGCGCATTTCAGGGGTCGGTGGTTAACGGTGAAGACTTTATCCCGGCGGCCATCAAAGCTGGCGCAATCGCTGTCGTCGCAAGAACCGGCGCCGCCGTGGAAGGCGCCGCTCACATAGCATCCGATCAGCCGCGCCGGGCATTTGCGGCGTTGGCGGCAAAGTTCTTTACCCCGGTGCCGGAGACCGTCGTCGCAATCACCGGCACCAACGGTAAAACGTCATGCGCCGAAATGACACGTCAGCTGTGGCGGATGTCGGGCGAGCGGGCCGCTTCAATCGGGACATTGGGTGTAACCACACCGGACGAAAGCATTTCAACTGGTTTGACAACCCCGGATATCGTTACGTTTCTGTCGAATATGAGCGGTCTTGCGCGCGAAGGTGTGACGCATGTCGCCTACGAGGCGTCGAGCCATGGACTTTCGCAATTTCGCAACGAAGGTCTGTCGGTAAAAGCTGGCGCGTTTACCAACTTCAGCCGGGATCATCTCGATTATCACGCTGATATGGAAGACTATTTCGCCGCCAAGATGCGCCTGTTCGATGAAGTCGTGATGAAAGGTGGCTCGGCCGTCATATGGACGGGCGACGAATGGACCGACCGCGCTGTTCAGCACGCGAAGGAGCGCGGCCTGGCCGTTTTCACAGTCGGTGAAAACGGTACCGGCATCCGCCTGATCGGGCGCACGCCAACCCGCCTTGGCCAAACGCTGGTCATCGAACATGACGGGCGCGAGCGGACACTGAACTTGCCGCTAATCGGTGCTTATCAGGCTGCAAATGCACTCGTCTCGGCAGGTCTGGTGCTAACGACAGGCGGTTCTGCCGAGACTGTATTCGACGGCGTATCCCGCCTTTCTCCGGTACGTGGCAGGTTGGAGCGCGCAGCAATTACACGCTCGGGCGCTCCTGTTTACGTGGATTATGCCCATACCGCAGATGCGCTCGCGGCTGCAATCGAAGCACTCCGGCCCCATGTTGCCGGTCGGCTGATGGTGGTTTTCGGGGCAGGCGGAGACCGCGATCAGGGTAAGCGGGCCGACATGGGCGCGGTTGCCTGTGCCAACGCCGATCTGGTCATCGTAACCGACGACAATCCGCGCAGCGAAGATCCCGCAGCAATCCGCGCAGCAATTCTGCAAGGCGCGGTTGGCGCGTCCGAGGTTGCAGGCCGCCGCGAAGCAATCATGGCTGCCATATCGCAGGCAGGCAGTGAAGATATCGTGTTGGTCGCGGGCAAGGGCCATGAACAGGGCCAAATTTTCGGCGCCGGCAACGCTATGCGAATATTGCCCTTCGATGATGTAACCGTAGCGCGCGAATGCGCTGCTCCAAGCGAACCCAGAACCGTGAACGGGGAATCCTGA
- a CDS encoding UDP-N-acetylmuramoyl-tripeptide--D-alanyl-D-alanine ligase: MASHPALLQWPRERGNRAKRALWDAAALADAMAGCASEEFQVSGVEIDSRDVRPGDLFFALKGDAMDGHVFLEKAFAAGAAAAVVDRPIPQPHILVGDTFLALEALASASRDRSAAKRIGVTGSVGKTGVKEALFAALDRSSSGQSHRSVKSYNNHVGVPLSLARMPAGSKYGIFEMGMNHAGEIADLTAQVRPDVAVIVTIAPAHIENLGSEEAIADAKAEIFGGLRPGGTAVIPADSPHFARLRDAARKLNAKVVSFGRSSDADVRLLDAIPSANGGSLVTAELGKHRLCYSVAEPGEHWIANSLAVIAAVRAVGGDLGAAGLSLAEMGGLKGRGARHKISAISGKALLIDESYNANPASMRATLQQLGQTPATRRVAVLGSMKELGDFADGFHSQLSEPVIAARTDFVVLVGDEMRALANALSRELGKGADHTLGIVPAFAHCASPGEAISALEEYGITSGDAILVKGSNSVGLGRLVDHFVNREG, from the coding sequence ATGGCGTCACATCCCGCATTACTGCAGTGGCCCCGCGAGCGCGGTAACCGGGCAAAGCGGGCCTTGTGGGATGCCGCAGCGCTGGCCGACGCAATGGCTGGCTGCGCCAGCGAAGAATTCCAGGTCTCAGGTGTAGAAATCGACAGCCGTGACGTGCGGCCGGGTGACCTGTTTTTCGCTCTCAAGGGCGATGCGATGGACGGCCATGTCTTTCTGGAGAAGGCTTTTGCTGCGGGTGCGGCGGCGGCCGTTGTAGATCGTCCCATACCGCAGCCGCATATTCTCGTCGGCGACACATTTCTAGCGCTCGAGGCGCTGGCGTCCGCGTCACGTGACCGCAGCGCCGCAAAGCGTATCGGTGTGACCGGATCGGTCGGAAAAACGGGTGTGAAAGAAGCTCTGTTTGCAGCGCTCGATCGCAGCTCCAGCGGACAATCACACCGCTCGGTGAAAAGTTACAACAACCATGTCGGGGTCCCGCTCAGCCTGGCGCGGATGCCCGCGGGCAGTAAATACGGCATTTTCGAGATGGGTATGAACCATGCGGGCGAGATTGCCGATCTAACCGCGCAGGTCCGGCCAGATGTTGCCGTGATAGTGACAATCGCGCCAGCGCATATCGAAAATCTCGGTAGCGAGGAGGCGATTGCCGATGCCAAGGCCGAGATCTTCGGCGGTTTGAGGCCCGGCGGTACAGCCGTCATTCCGGCGGATAGCCCGCATTTTGCGCGCTTGCGCGATGCTGCGCGCAAATTGAATGCCAAGGTTGTATCATTCGGCCGATCCAGCGATGCCGATGTGCGTTTGCTTGATGCGATCCCATCGGCAAATGGCGGTTCGCTGGTCACAGCGGAGCTTGGCAAACACCGGCTGTGTTATTCCGTCGCCGAACCCGGAGAGCACTGGATAGCGAACTCGCTGGCCGTCATCGCCGCCGTCAGAGCGGTTGGCGGCGATCTGGGTGCAGCGGGACTGTCACTTGCCGAAATGGGCGGACTGAAGGGGCGGGGTGCGCGGCACAAGATTTCTGCAATTAGCGGTAAGGCTTTGCTCATCGACGAAAGTTACAATGCCAATCCCGCTTCCATGCGCGCAACATTGCAGCAACTGGGTCAAACCCCAGCCACACGCCGCGTCGCCGTACTTGGTTCCATGAAAGAGCTGGGCGACTTTGCTGACGGTTTTCACAGCCAGTTGAGCGAGCCGGTGATCGCAGCCAGAACCGATTTCGTCGTTCTGGTCGGCGACGAAATGCGCGCTTTGGCCAATGCCTTGTCACGTGAACTGGGGAAAGGCGCGGACCATACGCTTGGCATAGTGCCGGCATTCGCGCATTGCGCCTCTCCTGGAGAGGCAATTTCCGCCCTCGAGGAGTATGGTATTACATCCGGTGACGCGATCCTCGTAAAAGGTTCCAATTCGGTCGGCCTGGGCCGGTTGGTCGATCACTTTGTAAACCGGGAAGGCTGA